The stretch of DNA atctagttgTTTAGTAATCTGTAAATTATTATCAAATTATAAGTATAATCATCTGATAGAAATCTAATTCGTGACTTCGACATGTTGATTATATTGCTTTGGCATACTATCATTATCACCATCAGTTCTTCAAATCTTCGATAATTGAATCAATGATATCCAAGAATCATATGCTTCATGATTAATACACATTTTGATTCCCATGTTCTAGGTcttaattaaatgatttagtCTTCAACTTCTTAGTTAAAAGTTAGCATTAGTCAATCCAGATAATGTTATTGCAAATCCGATTCTAGGTTTTATgcataatagaaattgtttacTTGACCTTtctaattaaaaagtaaaaccaaaagaatttcAATTTCCTTCGGTTTTGAAACCAGTGGGTATAATTTAAAAAGatcaaagaataatatttattaccACATGTTTACTATCTTTTTGACAGATTGACAATGAAGTCAATAGTGCGGTGGTGAAAatcacaaaatgaaacaaaatacgTAAGTGAAGTATATGCATGCTCATGCCATTTTATACGAAGAGGTTAAGATTAATTATCCTCGTAACTTCTCATTTGCTTCATAACCGAAATAGATTTGACATATCAGTGTCTCAATACTCAGAATCTCATAAACTATTTACAGATATTATCACAAATATGTTTTTGTGGAAGTATTGCTTGTACATTGTTTGTATcggggattgcacaacactaagtaaataaagattttttggggaaagagtgaagctgATTCATTTATTAACGATAAAAACGTGAGGTCGTCACTAACACGAGTCAAGATTGAGCTTGTCAGTtcaaaggaaaactaacaagcCAATAATGACGAGCTCGAAAGCTGAaatgaattataaaaaagaCAATATCGGTTTTagacgcaaagtattgctctcgggGTCTTGTACGCGAGTCCAGTTGGTGATCCTAATAAGTGATGTTTCCTTTTATAGGCGATTATTGACCCAGAGTTTCCTAGGATTTTCATCGTGAATTCTCGAGATTGCCCTTTGTAGATTGTTAATGGCTTGCTTCCAATTTTTTCGGGCCGAAATCACAATTGATgagtcttgttgggccgagCGGCATATTGGgcgcagcccatgtccaacaatagtcccccccttagtccggagaGCGGCAGTTCTTCTGCGATCAGCGGGCATGCTTGAAATTCTGTtaatatgcctgctcggcaCAGATCGTCTCGGGTTGCTTGTGAGATTGTTGATGATCGGCGATCGGCGAGACTCCACAGTTGGAGATCGGCACGGTGCTGATGATGTGGAATCGGACAGGGGTCGCCGTGATGACTTGACTTTGAGCGGGTTCGATCGATCTTGCTGGGCATCGTCGAGGATCGCCGAATGAGAGAGTGATCTAGGTGAGATCGGCAGATTTAATGATTCTAGGGGGATCAAAGATCGGCCGATTGAGCGGTGGTAATGAGTTGAGCAGTGGTAATGAGCTTGGCGgtgagctcggcgagatgaggggaggtaatgagctcggcggtgagctTGGCGAGATGAGCGaaggtaatgagctcggcggtgagctcggTGAGATGAGCGgaggtaatgagctcggcgagatgagcagaggtaatgagctcggcgagatgagcgaaggtaatgagctcggcggtgagctcAGCGAGATGAGCGgaggtaatgagctcggcggtgagTTCGGCAAAATGAGCGGAGGTAATGAGCTCGGCAgtgagctcggcgagatgagcgggggtaatgagctcggcggtgagcGGGGGTAATGAGCGGAGGTAATGAGCTCGGCAAtgagctcggcgagatgagACCTCGGCGAGATGAGCAgaggtaatgagctcggcgagatgagCGAAAGTAATGAGCTCGGCAgtgagctcggcgagatgagCGAGAAGAGATTGGCGAGTTGAGGTCAGCATCATGAGCGAGAGGGTCAGCGAGATTGAAATTGAGGTCggcgagtgagattgaggtcgccaccgagagtgagattgaggtcgctaccgagagtgagattgaggtcaccaccgagagtgagattgaggtcggcaaTCGAGAGAGAATGTGATTTGAGTTTGAGATCGGCATCGAAAATGAGAGTAGAGATAGGCCATGAGAAGGAGAGTAGAGGTCGAAAGTTGGTGACAAGCTGAGGGGGTCAGTAAATGGAGGTCGGCCTTGGAATCGATGGGGAGATCAGCATGGCCTTGCGATCGAGGGGAGATTGATAGGTGGAGCTCCGCCTTGCGATCGACAAGTGGAGGTCGGCCTTGCGATCGATGAGGGTGATCAGCGGATGGAGGTCGGCGATATGAGATGCGCTGCATCCCACATCATTTCATGGGAGAGGCAATGATAGGTTTGATCGTCAACTTGAGATCGACAATTGTGATAGTGCGGGAGAAGGTTGAGGTTGGCACCGAGAATGAGTTGAGATCGGTACTGAGGAGAGTGAAAGTCGGCACCACGCTTGAGAGTGGAGGTCTACATTGAAAATGAGTAAAGGTCGCCACCATGAACGAGTGTGGCAAACGCAAGCGAGCGCAAGAGCGTCGAACGTGAGGGTGTCGAGCGTCAAGCGTTACGGTGTCGAGCATGAGGGTGGCGAACGCGAGAGCATTGAACGTGAGTGCGTCGAGCGTGAGGACGGCGAGCGCGAGGGCGTCAAGCATAAAGGCGGCGAGCGCGAGGGCATCGAGCATGAGGGCGGCAAGCGAGAGAGCGTCAAACGTGAGGAACGCGAGCGTGAGAGCGTTGAACGTGAGGGCGGCGAGCAAATGTTTGATATGCAGCTCGGCTTTGTGCTTTACCAGAGTTAAAGTGGTAGACGGACTCGCCATACCTTTAGGTGCGGCATTCTtgtccggcttaccctgtgggtgCTTGGAGTTGACAAGAACATGCAAGCCGGAGCTTGGCTTATTAGTTCAGGCACCCTCAAGATAGTGCGAGACATGCTCGACTTTTTGCTTGGTTTCGAGATGTATTTTACGGGGCGAGACGTCTCTCGGCTTATCCTATTACGTGTTTCGAATACCAAGTTTTTGGGTCGTAGTTGAGATGAGCTCTTCGTACCTTTTAGGTGCGGCTCTGGTGTCCGGCTTATCCTGTGGGTGCCCCGAGGTCGGCAAGAGTGTGCAAGTAAGAACTTGGCTTATTAAAACTTGACCGCCTCCTAGCTAAATGCGAGACTGGGCTCGGCTTTTTTTGTGCGGATTATTTCACCGCTGCATCCATGTGGAACGCGTTTTAAATCGTACATCTGGCCAGGGTGACGATGTAGAAGCTGGACACTCGTTAAGACGGACTCGTTCGAGAGAGCTTATTTGATTAAGTGTACTCTTGCGAGTGTAACTTTTTTATTAATGGTTTTCTTACGAAGAATTGACGAGCTCGGTATGCCgagcgttcttttttttttttgaactcaTTTTGCTATGAGACTTCTTTGTGTTGAGGGTGAATAGAAGGATCCGAGAGAATTCGAGTGAGATTGGTGGTTGTGAGCATGTTTGAATATTCCTGATGAGAGCGGCCGTTGGCCATAGGCTGTAAGGGATTTGCGTTACACTCGGTTGCATTTACGTCTAAAATATTGAGCTGGTCGGCTCTTGGCGTGGAggttcttttgtgtgttttatgaTGAGAAACCGATATGTTTATTGGAGTCGAATTGGAAAGTAGAGAGCTCAGAGGGAATAAGAACTATGCAGAGATTGAGAGCGGCACTCGGCAAATGCAAACTGTTAATGAACTAGTCGACGCTAGGTTCGTTGATGCGGAGATCGAGTGTGATTAACACGTTTTACTTCGGATCAAAAGGTTATGGGTTCGACTCCCACTGTGGTcgcttctttcttttgttttcttttctcggTTTGGTCGTACACTTAAAATCAAGCCGCCACTCAAAGTACCAATCCCGTGGTTGCCATCCGTGGGAATCGGAGATGTTTGATCAGCATGGTTCGGCGGCCGTCGAAAATGAGATCACCAAGGTTGGCGGTTTCGTTCGACTGAGGTCAACGGCGAGAGCGGCGAGATCTGGTGCATGGAGGTCGACACAGTCGCTCATGGGCTCCACTTTGACTCTAGCAAAGTTGGTATGAGCGGCGTCAGAGGACGGCACGGTGACAGAGAGGGGTTATTCACAGTTAGGTCGGCGATAATGGTTCCTCTCTTCGCGGGGTCGCTGGTTGGCGCGGTCCGTTGATGGTTAATACCGAGGTTGCTGATTCTTCCAGCCTGGGTTCGATGGCGGAAATGACAAGGTCCACTGAAGGGAGGTCGGCGCTGCTGTCTTATTTTACCCATCGCGAGGTTGGCATGAGTGATATTGGAGGGCGGCATAATGGTGAAGATCTCGATGAGATGTTGGTTTCAGGCCATGGACTCAAGATGTTCGTCAAAGCTTGCGCGATGCCAGCGAGGTTGGCAATTGTTAGATGCAGATCGTCAATTCAGGGTTGACGACAGTCGATTTATGTTTATGCTCctttatctctcttttcttctctcttgttcgATTGCATCTCCTAGAACCCTAGCTCGCCGCCACTCAATACCAAACCCATGGTCGGCAGTTTGAGATCGGAAATGGTAAGTCGGCATGTCCCTTTAGTTTTAGACGGAAATGGGTTTGCTGAATCAGGGTAGGCGCGCCATAGTCCGGGTTACATCGAGGGCGACAGTGCTGATAACATCAAACCGGACAGGAGTCGCTGCTCTATGGATTGCGAAAATAGATCCGTGGGGTCGAGAGCGGCAACTTAAGTAGTGAGATCGGGACCCAAAATGAGGGTGGTCGGCGAATCAGGTTTGAAATCGGCGATTGTCAAGCAAGATTGGTCGATCACCGCTCCCAGGTCGCATTTTTAGGTGCCGGAGCAAGGGTTGTATGTTCAACTTATCTGCGGTAAATCGAGCTCGGCGTTCCGGGTAGTGGAGAGATGGGTTTTGCGAGTGTTGCGGCAGATTGGCGCATTGGTTCAAACGAAGGTTTGCATGATGGGACTGAGGTTGGTGTTGCAAGTGCGAGTGTGGGTCGGCGACGGGACGAGCCTGAGGTCGGCACAGTTGAGGGCGCCGGCACCATTGGTCGTTGAATCGAGGTCAGTTTTTATCTCGTGGTTGATAGTTCCCGCGAGGTCGTCTGATGATGGCGATGCCGACCTCATGATGGGAGGTCGGCGTCAGGAGTTGGGTTTTAACGTGATTGGGAATGAGGCTGAGTTTGGTACTGCGAGTGACGGAGGTCGGCAGAATgtagagattgagagagatcgGCGGGACTTAAATGGGGTCAGCACTTCCCGCAAGGTCGTCACATCCCACGAGGTCGGCAGTTCCCGTGAGACTGCCTTTGGCGACATTGGGCTGATCAGAGGGCGGCATGTTGATCCCgaaattgatttttgtgaggTTGGTTTGGTTGGAAGGGAGGAACTTGATGGTCGGCGAGTTGAGTTCAACTTTTGCGATAGAGATCAGCAGGCTGCTAAGATTGGCCCAACATCAAGGAGGGGAGGTCGATATAATGAGTGATTCTCGCTTGGTTGAGAGTGAGGTAAAGGTCGGCTTTGCGACCAGGAGGTGAGATAGGCAAAGGGATGGTGAGGTCGAGAGTGAAAGCATGAGCGCTGGTTTTGGTCATCGCGAGATCGGCACCTCTCGTGAGATTGGTACTTGTCGATGCTTGTGCGTTATGTCGCTAGAGCATGTTGATTTGATCTTGTGATGCTTCTTATGTTGTAGTGAGTGTGTCAAGTCGCTCGGTTGTTCGCCTGTCCTGGCTAACGAGTATGTCCATGATAGTCTGCATCAGATCGTCGAGGTTGTTTCTGTGTCCAGCAAAGAAGGGAGCTGGGAGGGCGGCACCGTCAGTGAAAACTAGAGTCACGGATTGGAGATGCTAGGCATGTGTGGTAACAAGAGGTTCTGATGGCGTATCGGGCGCTGGTGTAGAGGTTGTGTTGTTCAGATTAGCGCCCTCGACTGTTGTCATCGCGGAAGGTGGAGGTGGGAGAGTGGCAGCGTTGGTGAGAGCGGCGGCGAGGAGAGCGGCAGCATCGGTGACCAGCTGGGGCTGCGGCAGGACCAGCTTCAGCGTGTGCAACTACGAGAGGCTCGGAAGGGGCGTCGGGCGCTGGCGGAGAGATTGTGCTTGGTAGGGAGCCTTCGGTTGTGCTCGGCAGGGAGCTCGGCGGGGGGACAGTTCATGTTCTTGTTCGCCCCCATCGCTGCTCCGTTGCTTCGTTGATGTCTTCGCTGGGGTTCGTCATGAGTCTTGAAACTTCGAGGAAGTGAGGACCGTCGGTCTTGATTCGTCAAAAGAAGCGCTCTACTCTTGCTCCACagtgggcgccaattgtttgtaccggggattgcacaacactaagtaaataaagattttttggggaaagagtgaagctgATTCATTTATTAACGATAAAAACGTGAGGTCGTCACTTACACGAGTCAAGATTGAGCTTGTCAGTTCACAGGAAAACTAACAAGCCAATAatgacgagctcggaagctgaaatgaattataaaaaagaCAATATCGGTTTTagacgcaaagtattgctctcgggGTCTTGTACACGAGTCCGGTTGGTGATCCTAATAAGTGATGTTTCCTTTTATAGGCGATTGTTGACCCAGCATTTCCTAGGGTTTTcatcgtgaattcccgagattgtcCTTTGTGGATTGTTAATGGCTTGCTTCCAATTTTGTCGAGCCGAAATCACAATTGATGAGTTTTGTTGGGCCGAGCGGCATATTGGgcgcagcccatgtccaacatACACCATAATAGGAAAATTAGGTAAGTAGCCAACATTTTGCCCTGTTTAATATTCCGTAAACGTggaataattcccaaatttGCGTAATTTCACTACTGATTGAGGAATATTAAACATGTGAATGCATccaagattttgtaaaatctgGTTTTtcataattgttataatatattttgaattggGAAAGTTGACATATAAATAAATGCTCTCGAATTACGTGAATTGATATGTTTAGTTTACCGGATCTTTGATATGCCgtattaatttctttaatttaccGGATCATTGATATGCCGGATGTTTGGATACTTTTTACATGTACCGTTCGTTCCCATAATTTGCTTTCCAATAAAATACGTCATTCCATAGCAAACTATGAACCAATTTATTGGACACATTATATAAAAGTGGGCCGAGTTGTACTATAAAATAGCCCAAAACGTATGGATCATTAATCAATaaacatgtaatatattattaaatgcTTCCCTTTTTCTC from Camelina sativa cultivar DH55 chromosome 9, Cs, whole genome shotgun sequence encodes:
- the LOC109126465 gene encoding feruloyl esterase B-like, translating into MILGGSKIGRLSGGNELSSGNELGGELGEMRGGNELGGELGEMSEGNELGGELGEMSGGNELGGELSEMSGGNELGGEFGKMSGGNELGSELGEMSGGNELGGERG